In a single window of the Nicotiana tomentosiformis chromosome 8, ASM39032v3, whole genome shotgun sequence genome:
- the LOC104091501 gene encoding NAC domain-containing protein 75-like, with translation MNKSSSSHQLGSISSCDLIDAKLEEHQLCGSKQCPGCGQKLEGKPDWVGLPAGVKFDPTDQELIEHLEAKVVSKKESKSHPLIDEFIPTIEGEDGICYTHPERLPGVTRDGLSRHFFHRPSKAYTTGTRKRRKIQTECDLQGGETRWHKTGKTRPVMVNGKQKGCKKILVLYTNFGKNRKPEKTNWVMHQYHLGQNEEEREGELVVSKIFYQTQPRQCNTTSWSNNERSINTGDHSGSGSCSSSKEINTVNPISHSHRDELSAAVGAAMSSNYNTVNIQRLKADHFSFLPFRRNFDEAGIMDAETSMARRDDQAVGTCEEPESQRQHPHHVTHESSHQHQHQNQIATTTAFNISRPSPPISAIIAPPPPLHHTSVILDHDSFHVPTNYNFQQQQQHHKLGGRSASGLEELIMGCTSTDIKEESSLTNPQEADWLKYSSFWPDPENTDHHE, from the exons ATGAATAAGAGCAGTAGCAGTCATCAATTGGGCTCCATTAGCAGTTGTGATCTCATTGATGCAAAACTTGAGGAACATCAATTGTGTGGATCGAAACAGTGTCCTGGTTGTGGACAAAAGCTCGAAGGAAAGCCG GATTGGGTAGGTTTACCAGCAGGAGTGAAGTTTGATCCAACAGATCAAGAATTGATAGAACATCTTGAAGCAAAAGTAGTGTCTAAAAAAGAATCAAAATCCCACCCTTTGATTGATGAGTTCATCCCTACAATTGAAGGTGAAGATGGGATTTGCTACACTCATCCTGAGAGGCTTCCAG GTGTTACAAGGGATGGATTGAGTAGACATTTCTTCCACAGACCATCAAAAGCTTACACAACTGGaacaagaaaaagaaggaaaatccAAACAGAATGCGACTTACAAGGCGGCGAAACGCGGTGGCACAAGACAGGCAAAACTAGGCCAGTGATGGTAAACGGCAAGCAAAAAGGGTGCAAGAAAATCCTAGTGCTTTACACAAACTTTGGGAAGAACAGAAAACCTGAAAAGACAAATTGGGTAATGCATCAGTATCATTTAGGACAGaatgaagaagaaagagaagGAGAACTTGTGGTGTCAAAGATATTTTATCAGACTCAGCCAAGGCAATGTAATACTACTAGTTGGTCTAATAATGAGAGGAGTATTAACACTGGGGATCATAGTGGCAGTGGGAGTTGTTCTTCTTCTAAGGAGATTAATACTGTTAATCCAATTTCTCATAGTCATAGGGATGAACTTTCTGCTGCTGTTGGTGCTGCCATGTCCAGTAATTACAATACTGTGAACATTCAACGATTGAAAGCTGACCATTTTAGCTTTCTCCCATTTAGAAGAAATTTTGATGAG GCAGGGATTATGGATGCAGAGACTTCAATGGCAAGGAGAGATGACCAGGCAGTAGGCACATGCGAAGAGCCTGAGTCCCAGAGGCAACATCCGCATCACGTGACACATGAATCTTCTCACCAACACCAACATCAGAATCAGATTGCAACAACTACAGCATTCAACATTAGCAGGCCATCACCTCCAATTTCAGCGATTATAGCTCCACCTCCTCCTCTACATCACACTTCCGTTATTCTTGACCACGATTCCTTCCATGTTCCCACGAATTATAATTTTCAG CAACAACAGCAACATCATAAACTAGGAGGAAGGTCTGCGTCTGGATTGGAAGAACTAATAATGGGGTGCACTTCAACTGATATCAAAGAG gagTCATCCCTAACAAATCCGCAAGAAGCAGATTGGTTGAAGTACTCCTCATTCTGGCCTGATCCTGAAAACACGGATCATCATGAGTAG